The Fervidicoccus fontis Kam940 DNA window AAGAGCTTGAAAGGACTGAAGCAACTATAAGAAACCACCTTTCAGGAAAGACAGATGCTGGAAAGATGGTTAAAGAAACTTACGAGCAATTGGTAAAGAGTGGAGGGAGCTTAAGCAACATAGTTCCCGAAATCCTTGTAAAGAGCAGCGAAGAGGAAAAGTGCAAGGAAAGACTTGAATTAGTGAAGCAAAAAATCGAAGAGATAAAGAAGCTATTAGAGTAATTTTTTCATTTTCCTCAGCAACCA harbors:
- a CDS encoding transcriptional regulator; the encoded protein is MSEVPLKPVGKEEIRKLELALIIATLFREDVLQQALETKDKLTWLDSLIVAAGALARERAGIPASRIAEELERTEATIRNHLSGKTDAGKMVKETYEQLVKSGGSLSNIVPEILVKSSEEEKCKERLELVKQKIEEIKKLLE